Proteins encoded by one window of Candidatus Pelagibacter giovannonii:
- a CDS encoding YggT family protein yields MIAIFYLALQILKLYSYVVIANVVISWLVAFNVLNTQNRFVYSILEVTYRLINPALNKIRSFLPNLGSIDISPVILLLLIWFIEMCMKLYIAPMIF; encoded by the coding sequence ATGATAGCTATTTTTTACTTAGCCCTTCAAATACTAAAACTTTATTCTTATGTGGTAATTGCAAATGTGGTTATTAGCTGGCTTGTTGCATTTAATGTTTTAAATACTCAAAATAGATTTGTTTATTCTATTTTAGAGGTGACTTATCGATTAATAAACCCTGCACTTAATAAAATAAGAAGTTTTTTACCTAACTTAGGATCAATAGATATTTCGCCAGTTATATTACTTTTATTGATTTGGTTTATAGAAATGTGTATGAAACTGTACATTGCACCAATGATTTTTTAA
- a CDS encoding bifunctional 5,10-methylenetetrahydrofolate dehydrogenase/5,10-methenyltetrahydrofolate cyclohydrolase gives MILIDGKKIAAELREELRQEVVELKAKHNKIPGLTVILIGDMAPSQIYVRMKEKAANEVGLKSEVIRYPEAVEEKTVLDKIEELNKDESISGILVQLPLPKHIDKQKVIETILPGKDVDGFHPMNVGNLSSGYESSVPCTPLGCYLMIKKIEPNLSGKKAVMIGRSNLNGKPMAQLLLKENCTVTITHSKTKDLKAECLEADIIVAAVGIPELVKADWVKKDAIVIDVGINKTDKGIVGDVAFEEVSKVASALTPVPGGVGPMTIACLLKNTIECFKRSQK, from the coding sequence ATGATCTTAATAGATGGAAAAAAAATAGCAGCTGAACTTAGAGAAGAACTAAGACAAGAGGTTGTAGAGCTAAAAGCCAAACATAATAAGATTCCAGGACTTACCGTTATTTTAATTGGAGATATGGCTCCTAGTCAAATTTATGTTCGTATGAAAGAAAAAGCTGCGAATGAAGTGGGATTAAAATCTGAAGTAATTAGATACCCAGAAGCTGTGGAAGAAAAAACAGTATTAGATAAAATTGAAGAATTAAATAAAGATGAAAGTATTTCAGGAATTTTAGTTCAACTACCTCTACCAAAACATATTGATAAGCAAAAAGTTATTGAAACTATTCTACCAGGAAAAGATGTTGATGGGTTTCATCCAATGAATGTTGGAAATCTTTCTTCAGGCTATGAAAGTTCAGTTCCTTGCACTCCTTTAGGGTGTTATCTAATGATTAAAAAAATTGAACCAAATTTAAGTGGAAAAAAAGCAGTTATGATTGGTAGATCAAATCTTAATGGTAAGCCAATGGCACAATTACTTTTAAAAGAAAATTGTACAGTAACAATTACTCATTCAAAAACTAAAGATTTAAAAGCAGAATGCTTGGAGGCAGATATTATTGTTGCAGCTGTTGGTATTCCAGAACTTGTGAAAGCTGATTGGGTTAAAAAAGATGCGATCGTAATTGATGTTGGGATTAATAAAACTGACAAAGGTATAGTAGGTGATGTTGCATTCGAAGAAGTGTCAAAAGTTGCAAGTGCTTTAACACCTGTTCCAGGTGGAGTAGGTCCAATGACTATTGCCTGCTTGTTAAAGAATACTATTGAGTGTTTTAAACGATCTCAAAAATAA
- a CDS encoding MBL fold metallo-hydrolase, which produces MEKKPYHHLPDGTFRNPEGSPLRTTQAKFSYTQFIKLKKKIDMTVPREHVVDKQKVLSDLEKFKNNDYIAWIGHATYLIKLGDTTIITDPVFSKNAGPLIFGPDRFTEPALNLNEIPKTDLLLLTHNHYDHQDMGTIRKYPFKDTKVLTPLNLGKYFIKNKFKDVNEMDWYEEIKVNENIKVTLLPAVHWSKRSLTDMNKTLWGNFLIEYKGKKILFACDTGYGNIYKELGEKYGPIDLTMINIGAYDFKPMFDKSIYHTTPEEALNVAKDLKSKKVMGTHWGTFVLSLEPIMEPPIRFKASAEKYGFKKEDAIIFKIGEINTLRNILSN; this is translated from the coding sequence ATGGAAAAAAAACCTTATCATCATTTACCAGATGGAACTTTTAGAAATCCAGAAGGATCACCACTTAGAACTACTCAAGCTAAGTTTTCATATACACAATTCATTAAATTAAAAAAGAAAATAGACATGACTGTTCCAAGAGAACACGTGGTTGATAAGCAAAAAGTTTTATCTGATTTAGAAAAGTTTAAAAATAATGATTATATTGCATGGATTGGTCATGCTACTTATTTAATTAAGTTAGGAGATACAACGATTATAACAGATCCAGTGTTTTCAAAAAATGCAGGGCCTTTAATTTTTGGCCCAGATAGATTCACTGAGCCTGCGTTAAATTTAAATGAAATTCCAAAGACTGATTTATTACTATTAACACATAATCATTATGATCATCAAGATATGGGAACCATTAGAAAATATCCGTTTAAAGATACAAAAGTTTTAACGCCTCTAAATCTTGGAAAATACTTTATAAAAAATAAATTTAAAGATGTAAATGAAATGGATTGGTACGAAGAAATTAAAGTTAATGAGAATATAAAAGTAACATTACTCCCAGCTGTTCATTGGTCTAAAAGAAGCCTAACTGATATGAACAAAACACTCTGGGGTAATTTCTTAATTGAATATAAGGGTAAAAAAATCTTATTTGCTTGTGATACTGGTTACGGAAATATTTATAAAGAATTAGGTGAAAAATATGGTCCAATTGATTTAACAATGATTAATATTGGAGCTTATGACTTTAAGCCTATGTTTGATAAATCAATTTATCACACAACGCCAGAAGAAGCTCTAAATGTAGCTAAAGATTTAAAAAGTAAAAAGGTTATGGGAACACACTGGGGAACTTTTGTTTTATCTTTGGAGCCAATTATGGAACCACCTATACGATTTAAAGCTAGTGCAGAAAAATACGGTTTTAAAAAAGAGGATGCTATTATCTTTAAAATTGGAGAGATAAACACTTTAAGAAATATATTATCAAATTAA
- a CDS encoding PQQ-dependent sugar dehydrogenase, with protein MVVDQSFLKVKKYFLFIIFFLLFASKSYSNNYTFTKIIELDEPWGSSFINNNEIIITEKSGKIKIVNVVLKEVIEIKHNLNFLEVGQGGLLDIIYQDNTLWISYSEDRGNSKTSTSIAKAQLNKQELDFKNIFQANPPINSGYHFGSRLAIKDDYIYASAGERGQGMIAQDPTKHPGSIIRIHTDGRIPKDNPKFEAKKKWLPEIYQIGVRNPQGLTLSDYDGKIYLSNHGARGGDWFGEAKKGENYGWKILGWGGKNYSGTKIGPKWKPGFTKAIQYWVPSIATSAITIYKGNEFKEWNGHALVTSLKDKSLRKLIFNDLANVKEDLIFKDNVGRIRDIQVHPFNGKIFFLSENALWLMEKK; from the coding sequence ATGGTGGTAGATCAAAGCTTTCTTAAAGTGAAAAAATATTTTTTATTCATAATTTTTTTTCTTTTATTTGCCTCAAAAAGCTACTCCAATAATTATACATTCACTAAAATAATTGAGCTAGATGAACCTTGGGGATCATCATTTATTAACAATAATGAAATCATTATTACTGAAAAAAGCGGAAAAATTAAAATTGTTAATGTTGTTTTAAAGGAAGTTATAGAGATTAAACATAATCTTAATTTTTTAGAAGTCGGTCAGGGTGGGTTATTAGATATTATTTACCAAGATAATACTCTGTGGATTTCTTATTCTGAAGATAGGGGAAATTCAAAAACAAGCACTTCAATTGCAAAAGCACAATTAAATAAACAAGAATTAGATTTTAAAAATATTTTTCAAGCAAACCCTCCTATAAATTCTGGTTATCATTTTGGTTCAAGATTAGCGATTAAAGATGATTATATTTATGCGTCAGCTGGTGAAAGGGGCCAAGGTATGATTGCTCAAGACCCCACAAAACATCCTGGTAGTATTATTAGAATTCATACTGACGGTAGAATTCCAAAAGATAATCCAAAATTTGAAGCTAAGAAAAAATGGTTACCTGAAATTTATCAAATAGGTGTTCGTAATCCACAAGGTTTAACACTCTCTGATTATGATGGAAAAATATATTTAAGTAATCATGGAGCAAGAGGTGGTGATTGGTTTGGAGAGGCTAAAAAAGGAGAAAATTATGGATGGAAGATTTTAGGCTGGGGTGGAAAAAATTATTCAGGTACAAAGATAGGCCCTAAATGGAAGCCAGGTTTTACTAAAGCAATTCAATATTGGGTACCTTCAATAGCTACTAGTGCTATTACAATTTACAAAGGAAATGAGTTTAAAGAATGGAATGGGCATGCGCTAGTTACTTCTTTAAAAGATAAATCTTTAAGAAAATTAATATTTAATGATCTAGCTAATGTTAAAGAAGATCTTATATTTAAAGATAATGTTGGAAGAATAAGGGATATTCAAGTTCATCCATTTAATGGTAAAATATTTTTCTTAAGTGAAAATGCTTTATGGTTAATGGAAAAAAAATAA
- a CDS encoding SDR family NAD(P)-dependent oxidoreductase: MSEKYLIFGATGSVGSSLAEQLKNSGNDIHLVARNEIEVKAIAEKLGCSYTVADVLEDGFIEKLKLDINDIKGVAYCVGSIDLKPLRMVTEADMNKCMKLNLYSAIEAIKGFQESLKKNKGSVVLFSTVAAQRGFTNHTIIASAKAAVEGLTVTLAAEFAPNIRVNCIAPSLSKSKIAEPMLKNPAIAEGIAKAHPLKRLGEGKDSAALAKFLITEESSWITGQIIAVDGGRSKLS; this comes from the coding sequence ATGTCAGAAAAATATCTTATTTTTGGTGCGACAGGTTCTGTAGGCTCTAGCTTAGCTGAACAATTAAAAAATTCAGGTAATGATATTCACCTAGTTGCAAGAAATGAAATTGAAGTTAAAGCAATCGCAGAAAAATTGGGTTGCTCTTATACCGTTGCTGATGTTTTAGAGGATGGGTTTATAGAAAAACTAAAATTAGATATTAATGATATCAAGGGAGTTGCTTACTGTGTGGGCTCTATTGATTTAAAACCATTAAGAATGGTTACTGAGGCTGACATGAATAAATGTATGAAACTTAACCTTTATTCAGCCATTGAAGCTATAAAAGGATTTCAAGAAAGTTTAAAAAAGAACAAAGGTTCAGTAGTTTTATTTTCAACTGTTGCCGCTCAAAGAGGTTTTACTAATCACACAATTATTGCTTCTGCTAAAGCTGCTGTTGAAGGATTAACTGTTACACTGGCTGCTGAGTTTGCTCCAAATATTAGAGTAAATTGCATAGCACCAAGTTTATCAAAATCTAAAATTGCAGAACCAATGTTAAAAAATCCTGCAATTGCAGAAGGTATTGCTAAAGCTCATCCTCTTAAAAGATTGGGTGAAGGAAAAGATTCTGCAGCACTTGCTAAATTTTTAATTACTGAAGAGAGTTCTTGGATTACTGGACAGATAATTGCTGTTGATGGTGGTAGATCAAAGCTTTCTTAA
- a CDS encoding cryptochrome/photolyase family protein, with protein MKLFFILGNQLFPLKYVDRFKKDHSFYMAEDYGLCTYEKHHKQKILLFLSSMRSYADMLKVNKYKVEYSKIEDKDFKDTYFKKLKIIIDKKKITEISSFEVEDKFFEKKISQFLKKEKINWNIVQTPMFLNSRGEFKNYLAKSKKPFMATFYKEVRKKSGILMGADGNPIGGKWSFDEDNRNKLPKDISIPKFPKINETSHTKKLKPVIEKLFKDHPGSTNNFWLATEYNDVVKLLDFFIKEKSNLFGDYEDAVNQKDNILFHSALSPYINLGLITPEIIIQKILEFHKKHKIKMNSLEGYIRQIIGWREFMRGIYQGYSDEMEIKNFFKHERKMKRSWYEGTTGLPPLDHAIKNAVNHGWSHHIERLMILSNIMNLCEVKPTIVYKWFMEMFVDSSDWVMVPNVYGMGLFSDGGIFATKPYICGSSYFMKMMDFKKGEWCNTMDGLYWRFIDKNRKFFLKNPRLSMMVYVFDKMKDERKKMILSEADKFIKLNTA; from the coding sequence ATGAAATTATTTTTTATACTTGGCAATCAATTATTTCCATTAAAATACGTAGACCGCTTCAAAAAGGACCACTCTTTTTATATGGCAGAAGACTATGGACTATGCACTTATGAAAAGCATCATAAGCAAAAGATACTGCTATTTCTATCTTCTATGAGGTCATATGCGGATATGCTTAAGGTGAATAAATACAAAGTCGAATATTCTAAAATTGAGGACAAGGATTTTAAAGACACTTATTTTAAGAAATTAAAAATTATCATTGATAAAAAAAAAATTACTGAAATTTCAAGCTTTGAGGTTGAAGATAAATTTTTTGAAAAGAAAATTTCACAATTTTTAAAAAAAGAAAAAATTAACTGGAATATTGTTCAAACTCCAATGTTTTTAAACTCAAGAGGTGAGTTTAAAAATTACTTAGCAAAATCAAAAAAACCTTTTATGGCAACATTTTATAAGGAAGTTCGTAAAAAATCTGGAATATTAATGGGAGCAGACGGAAATCCTATAGGAGGCAAATGGAGTTTTGATGAAGATAACAGAAATAAATTACCAAAAGATATATCAATACCAAAATTTCCAAAAATTAACGAAACTAGTCATACTAAAAAATTAAAACCTGTTATTGAAAAGTTATTTAAAGACCATCCTGGAAGTACAAATAATTTTTGGTTAGCAACAGAATATAATGATGTGGTTAAACTGTTAGATTTTTTTATTAAAGAAAAATCAAATTTATTTGGTGATTATGAGGATGCCGTTAATCAAAAAGACAATATTTTATTTCATAGTGCATTAAGCCCGTACATTAATTTAGGATTGATAACTCCTGAAATTATCATTCAAAAAATTTTAGAATTTCATAAAAAACACAAAATTAAAATGAACTCACTTGAAGGTTATATTCGTCAGATAATAGGCTGGAGGGAGTTTATGCGTGGAATTTATCAAGGTTACTCTGATGAAATGGAAATAAAAAATTTTTTTAAACATGAAAGAAAAATGAAAAGATCTTGGTATGAGGGCACAACGGGTTTACCCCCATTAGATCATGCAATTAAAAATGCCGTTAATCATGGCTGGTCCCACCATATTGAGAGATTGATGATTTTATCAAATATAATGAACCTTTGTGAGGTGAAACCAACGATTGTTTACAAGTGGTTTATGGAGATGTTTGTGGACTCATCTGATTGGGTGATGGTTCCTAATGTTTATGGAATGGGCTTATTTAGTGATGGAGGAATTTTTGCAACCAAACCATATATCTGTGGATCAAGTTATTTTATGAAGATGATGGATTTTAAAAAAGGGGAATGGTGCAATACAATGGATGGCCTGTACTGGAGATTTATAGATAAAAATAGAAAATTTTTTTTAAAGAACCCTAGATTATCAATGATGGTTTATGTATTTGATAAAATGAAAGATGAAAGAAAAAAAATGATTTTATCTGAAGCAGATAAATTTATTAAATTAAATACTGCATAA
- a CDS encoding DUF2256 domain-containing protein, producing the protein MKKENLPSKICPVCKRPFTWRKKWKLNWDKVKYCSKKCSK; encoded by the coding sequence TTGAAAAAAGAGAATCTACCCTCAAAAATTTGCCCTGTTTGTAAAAGACCTTTTACATGGCGTAAGAAATGGAAGTTAAATTGGGATAAGGTAAAGTATTGTTCCAAGAAGTGTTCTAAGTGA
- a CDS encoding YqaA family protein, producing the protein MIYLSLFAISFLAATILPFSSELTLAGLIVTSNYNNLLLLIVASFGNTLGSVVNWALGFYSRNLTTKKWFPFKETQIERSSKWFDKFGKLSLLFAWVPIIGDPLTLVAGLLRVRFLDFIILVAIGKVSRYLIVFYLMG; encoded by the coding sequence GTGATTTACTTATCTTTATTTGCTATATCTTTTTTAGCTGCAACTATTTTACCATTTTCATCTGAGCTCACATTGGCAGGGTTAATTGTAACATCCAATTATAATAATTTATTATTATTAATCGTTGCAAGCTTTGGAAATACTTTAGGATCTGTTGTTAACTGGGCTTTAGGATTTTATTCAAGAAACCTTACCACAAAAAAGTGGTTTCCATTTAAAGAAACACAAATAGAAAGATCATCAAAATGGTTTGATAAATTTGGTAAATTATCATTATTATTTGCTTGGGTTCCTATAATAGGTGATCCACTGACTTTAGTTGCAGGCTTATTGAGAGTTAGATTTTTAGATTTTATAATTTTAGTAGCAATTGGAAAAGTAAGTAGGTACCTTATTGTTTTCTATTTGATGGGTTAA
- a CDS encoding type 1 glutamine amidotransferase — MNIIVLQHIKIEDPGYIKDLMLADGFNLTTIELDEGEKIPSDLSKFDGMFCMGGPMDTFMEQEYPWLIEEKKVIKEFVVNLKRPYLGFCLGCQLLGEVVGGKVVKSNPAEIGIMDINFTKEKNEDILFSKFPEQIKSLQWHSYEVQGIDNNKDVTLLASSPVTKYQIFKYQNHAYGIQFHIEIKDTTVNEWGCVPEYKKALEDQLGEGALEKFDQAAKNNMTDMNNYSKILYENFKKILI; from the coding sequence ATGAATATAATAGTTTTACAACATATAAAAATTGAAGATCCAGGCTATATAAAAGATTTAATGCTAGCCGATGGTTTTAACTTAACTACCATAGAGTTGGATGAAGGTGAGAAAATTCCAAGTGATCTAAGTAAATTTGATGGAATGTTTTGTATGGGTGGCCCAATGGATACTTTTATGGAGCAAGAATACCCATGGTTAATTGAAGAAAAAAAAGTAATTAAAGAATTTGTTGTAAATTTAAAAAGACCTTATTTAGGGTTTTGTTTGGGCTGTCAGTTATTAGGAGAAGTTGTAGGTGGCAAGGTAGTAAAATCTAATCCAGCAGAAATTGGAATAATGGATATAAATTTTACTAAAGAAAAAAATGAAGATATTTTATTTTCAAAATTTCCAGAGCAAATTAAAAGTTTACAGTGGCATTCTTATGAGGTCCAAGGAATAGATAATAATAAAGATGTTACTTTATTAGCTTCATCACCTGTAACTAAATATCAAATTTTTAAATATCAAAATCATGCTTATGGAATTCAGTTTCATATTGAGATTAAGGATACAACAGTTAATGAGTGGGGCTGTGTACCTGAGTATAAAAAAGCTCTTGAGGATCAATTAGGCGAGGGAGCATTAGAAAAATTTGATCAAGCTGCAAAGAATAATATGACTGATATGAATAACTATTCAAAAATACTCTACGAAAATTTTAAAAAAATTCTAATTTAA
- a CDS encoding MarC family protein encodes MSEIFIQTFFLYFIVIDPLGNTPLFLSITQNMDTNKKIRIALSATIIASIILLFFALLGSSLLSYLNISYPAFTIGGGIILLIIAIEMLFDKRQQRKEEDIDLNSDNVSVFPLATPIIAGPAAITSVIVSVSDIGTNFTNQTAGMIALVSVLFLTFIIFFIASKFSKIINKKIIGVISRVVAIILVGLSVQYILDGIKTFLV; translated from the coding sequence ATGTCAGAGATTTTTATTCAAACTTTTTTTCTATATTTTATCGTTATAGATCCGTTGGGGAACACCCCATTGTTTTTAAGTATTACTCAAAATATGGATACAAATAAAAAGATAAGAATAGCATTAAGTGCAACAATAATAGCTTCAATCATATTGCTGTTTTTTGCATTACTTGGAAGTTCATTACTAAGTTATTTAAATATTTCTTATCCAGCATTCACAATTGGTGGAGGAATAATTTTATTAATTATTGCAATAGAAATGTTGTTTGACAAGCGTCAACAAAGAAAAGAAGAAGATATAGATCTTAATTCAGATAACGTTAGTGTTTTTCCTTTAGCAACACCTATTATTGCAGGGCCAGCCGCAATCACTTCTGTAATAGTTTCTGTCTCAGATATTGGAACTAATTTTACCAATCAGACTGCAGGAATGATTGCACTAGTATCTGTTTTATTTTTAACTTTTATAATTTTTTTTATAGCTTCAAAATTTTCTAAAATAATAAATAAAAAAATAATTGGAGTTATTTCAAGGGTGGTAGCTATTATTCTTGTTGGATTAAGTGTTCAATATATTTTAGATGGTATCAAAACCTTTTTAGTTTAA
- a CDS encoding FAD-binding domain-containing protein, with translation MIFGASRAKAVDQLNNFIEQNLTDYSKLRNFDFGPDNRSNISCLSPYITHGIINELEVIDKSLKKFSFVKNEKFIQEVMWRVYWKGWLELRPNVWSDYLVELGKVKDEFKNNQSYLDAIEGKTNIDCFNQWVIELKENNYLHNHTRMWFASIWIFTLELPWQLGAEFFMQHLYDGDAASNTLGWRWVAGIQTKGKHYLASEWNINKFTNNRFKNIKLNENANPISSDKIYSVTNKSFENSEIYEDKTLLIFENNMTFEFSDFKEHKFKKILLVSNDTNRTIKLSEKVLKFKANLLEDQKIRIEEKSINCETVNINNLKNITEDVYAIYPTVGENLDFIQNNQLKNIKFLYRKLDQFSWQYCNKGFFNFKNYIPKIIANFN, from the coding sequence ATGATATTTGGAGCTTCAAGGGCTAAAGCCGTTGATCAATTAAATAATTTTATAGAACAAAATCTTACAGATTATTCAAAACTAAGAAATTTTGATTTTGGACCTGATAATAGATCTAATATTTCTTGTTTATCTCCCTATATAACTCACGGAATAATTAATGAATTAGAGGTAATTGATAAATCCCTTAAAAAGTTTTCATTTGTAAAAAATGAAAAATTTATTCAGGAGGTAATGTGGCGAGTTTATTGGAAAGGTTGGCTAGAATTAAGACCTAATGTTTGGTCAGATTACTTAGTAGAATTAGGTAAAGTTAAAGATGAATTTAAAAACAATCAAAGTTATTTGGATGCAATTGAAGGAAAGACAAATATAGATTGTTTTAATCAATGGGTAATTGAACTTAAAGAAAATAACTATCTTCATAACCACACAAGAATGTGGTTTGCTAGTATTTGGATATTCACTCTAGAATTACCATGGCAATTGGGAGCTGAATTTTTTATGCAACATCTTTACGATGGTGATGCTGCATCAAACACTCTTGGTTGGAGATGGGTAGCTGGAATTCAAACTAAAGGCAAACATTACCTCGCGAGTGAATGGAATATTAATAAATTTACAAACAATAGATTTAAAAACATAAAACTTAATGAAAATGCAAATCCTATATCCAGTGATAAAATATATTCTGTTACCAATAAGAGCTTTGAAAATTCTGAGATTTATGAAGATAAAACTTTATTAATATTTGAAAATAATATGACATTTGAATTTTCTGATTTTAAAGAACATAAATTTAAAAAAATTTTGCTAGTCTCAAATGATACAAATAGAACTATCAAATTAAGTGAAAAAGTGTTGAAATTTAAAGCTAATCTTTTAGAAGATCAAAAAATAAGAATAGAAGAAAAATCAATTAATTGTGAAACTGTTAACATTAATAATTTAAAAAATATTACTGAGGATGTTTATGCAATTTATCCAACTGTTGGCGAAAACTTAGATTTTATTCAAAATAATCAATTAAAAAATATTAAATTTTTATATAGAAAGTTAGATCAGTTTTCTTGGCAATATTGCAATAAGGGGTTTTTTAATTTTAAAAATTATATTCCAAAAATTATTGCTAATTTTAATTAA
- a CDS encoding phosphate-starvation-inducible PsiE family protein, translated as MDKIAKNLQLALMCIILVSTVIAVGMEINNMFLNQSVMLADLLLMFLYLEVLAMVRVFWNQQSISITLPLLIAITALARFIILQGKEMDPSALVYEAIAIVLIASAIVILRLRHSDKLGLKKRKSK; from the coding sequence ATGGATAAAATAGCAAAAAATTTACAGCTAGCACTAATGTGCATTATTTTAGTAAGCACTGTAATTGCTGTTGGTATGGAAATTAATAATATGTTTCTAAATCAATCTGTAATGTTGGCAGATTTACTTTTGATGTTTCTTTATTTAGAAGTCTTAGCAATGGTTCGTGTTTTTTGGAACCAGCAATCGATCAGTATAACTTTGCCTCTTTTAATTGCCATCACGGCTCTTGCACGATTTATTATACTACAAGGAAAAGAAATGGATCCATCAGCATTAGTCTATGAAGCTATAGCCATAGTTCTAATTGCATCTGCAATAGTTATTCTTAGATTAAGACACAGTGATAAATTAGGTCTAAAGAAAAGAAAATCTAAATAG
- a CDS encoding DsbA family oxidoreductase, whose protein sequence is MKIKIFADTICGWCFIGQARLNNALKNFPETRFEIEHVPFQLNPDMPKEGIERSKYLEIKFGGKEFAQPMYNQMTNEAKKEDLNFNLDKIKKTPNTVFSHLLIKLAEQSNVHNEIKEKIYQSYFIEGLDIGDKEILINIGKEFNINADVINDFFNLKNIEEVNSYISVAREKKVNGVPFFEIGTDFISGAQSSTNLESAIKSNLS, encoded by the coding sequence ATGAAAATAAAAATATTTGCTGACACAATTTGTGGGTGGTGTTTTATTGGTCAAGCAAGATTAAATAATGCATTAAAAAACTTTCCAGAAACTAGGTTTGAGATAGAACACGTCCCATTTCAATTAAATCCTGACATGCCCAAAGAAGGAATTGAAAGAAGCAAGTACTTAGAAATAAAGTTTGGTGGAAAAGAGTTTGCTCAACCAATGTACAATCAAATGACCAATGAAGCTAAAAAGGAAGATCTTAATTTTAATTTAGATAAGATAAAGAAAACACCCAATACAGTATTTTCTCACTTATTAATAAAATTAGCTGAGCAATCTAATGTGCACAACGAAATTAAAGAAAAAATATATCAATCATATTTTATTGAAGGTCTTGATATTGGAGATAAAGAAATCTTAATTAATATTGGAAAAGAATTTAATATTAATGCAGATGTAATTAATGATTTTTTTAATTTAAAAAATATTGAAGAAGTTAATTCATACATTTCAGTTGCAAGAGAAAAAAAAGTTAATGGAGTGCCTTTCTTTGAAATAGGAACAGATTTTATTTCAGGCGCCCAAAGCTCTACAAATTTAGAAAGTGCAATAAAGTCCAATTTAAGCTAA